In a single window of the Arthrobacter sp. StoSoilA2 genome:
- a CDS encoding glycosyltransferase: MNSSDVHLGLFNLVNNSFGLEISYALPEATRDLPSVGVVLDEFSTQCFAPEARLWPISTRDYAEALERLRPDVLFVESAWSGNDGDWAYQITGPGGPKAAFYSLIQACRQQGIPTVFWNKEDPPHFEEFLPAAKEFDVILTSEESLIKDYAAAAGHENVATLPFAAQPRIHKPLRDSQSDVGNVAFAGQYFAHKFPERRDQMNLLFPPSAELGLSIYSRALGGDANYAFPEHYAQFVVGSLPYAAMVRAYGHHKVFLNVNSVPQSKSMCARRIFELSSSKTAVVSVESEAIAGAYAADEVFTVRTQSEAKEILGRLVGDHDFRERATHKAWRRTLQQHTYAQRMQQIYSMAGLEWKVPRDGITAVLVASSLSSLDRLIAQANEQTIELENVVVVCRVGPDDSEIRAALKRRGMSETTTILRTLQDIESFQLESPFVAVFSEAFDYAPNYVSDLRLYTLHDAEARVTGKAVTASAKKPDSAYIGDSWPEDTEGFRILSGAWISPISADWKPLLVHESLTPGSVFESPELVTISDRFNVREASASSDPSWTV, translated from the coding sequence ATGAACTCGAGCGATGTCCACCTTGGCTTGTTCAACCTGGTGAATAATTCATTTGGGCTGGAGATTTCCTATGCCCTGCCTGAAGCCACCCGGGACCTTCCTTCCGTTGGAGTGGTCCTGGACGAATTCTCCACCCAATGCTTCGCCCCTGAAGCGCGGCTGTGGCCGATCTCCACAAGGGACTATGCAGAGGCGCTGGAGCGACTTCGTCCGGATGTCCTCTTTGTTGAGTCTGCCTGGAGTGGAAATGATGGAGATTGGGCCTATCAGATTACGGGCCCCGGCGGCCCCAAGGCCGCATTCTATTCACTGATCCAAGCCTGCAGACAACAAGGAATACCTACAGTCTTCTGGAACAAGGAAGATCCGCCCCACTTCGAAGAATTCCTCCCTGCAGCCAAGGAATTCGATGTGATCCTTACGTCGGAAGAGTCCTTGATTAAGGACTATGCGGCAGCGGCTGGACATGAGAATGTGGCAACCCTTCCCTTTGCCGCACAACCTCGAATCCACAAGCCGCTACGTGACTCACAGTCCGATGTCGGTAACGTGGCCTTCGCGGGGCAGTATTTTGCGCACAAGTTCCCGGAACGCCGTGACCAAATGAATCTGTTGTTCCCACCGTCGGCAGAGCTTGGCTTGTCGATCTACTCACGAGCGCTCGGCGGGGACGCAAACTACGCGTTTCCTGAACATTACGCACAGTTCGTCGTCGGCTCCCTGCCGTACGCGGCAATGGTGAGGGCATATGGCCACCACAAGGTCTTCCTCAACGTAAATTCTGTGCCGCAGTCGAAGAGCATGTGTGCGAGGCGGATTTTTGAGCTGAGCAGCAGCAAGACGGCTGTTGTCAGCGTTGAATCAGAGGCTATTGCAGGTGCATACGCGGCTGATGAAGTTTTCACGGTCCGGACGCAGTCCGAGGCAAAGGAAATTCTTGGGCGCCTGGTGGGCGATCATGACTTCCGGGAACGCGCCACGCATAAGGCCTGGCGCCGGACCCTGCAGCAGCACACCTATGCCCAGCGCATGCAGCAGATCTATTCCATGGCCGGGCTTGAGTGGAAGGTTCCTCGGGACGGCATTACTGCCGTGCTCGTCGCGTCCTCGTTGTCGTCCCTGGACCGGCTCATCGCCCAGGCCAATGAACAGACGATCGAGTTGGAAAACGTTGTGGTTGTTTGCCGTGTAGGACCTGACGACAGTGAAATTCGAGCGGCATTGAAGCGCAGAGGCATGTCCGAAACCACCACCATCCTCCGAACGCTTCAGGACATCGAGAGTTTCCAGCTGGAATCTCCATTTGTGGCCGTGTTCTCCGAGGCCTTTGATTACGCGCCGAACTATGTAAGCGATCTACGGCTCTATACACTTCACGACGCTGAAGCCCGTGTTACGGGCAAGGCAGTCACGGCCAGTGCCAAGAAGCCGGACAGTGCCTATATCGGCGATAGCTGGCCTGAAGATACCGAAGGCTTCCGCATTCTCTCGGGCGCATGGATTTCCCCGATCTCAGCTGATTGGAAGCCCCTCCTCGTGCACGAATCTTTGACTCCTGGTTCTGTCTTTGAATCTCCAGAGCTTGTGACGATTTCTGATCGGTTCAATGTACGCGAGGCATCCGCCAGTTCAGATCCGTCCTGGACGGTTTAG